TTACTTagttagacccggcctcctGTCATAATCCAACCTCCAAGTAATGGGatcctgcatgaaaacaactcagcaatcaattgattataactcacTTTTTTTGGTTGACGGTGGCCTTGACCTCAAAACCGACTTCTCCGATCCGAACCCTTTCTCCACCTTCTCGAGTAGACCCATGTCCAGACTGATCTTGAACTGATCTCCACTATATctgatctctcttcacttgaaCAAAACCTTCTCCAggtgctgactcaaaatcggcagagtaactgttctcgaaaaccCACAAAACAGCCTAAAAAGCTCGAAAACGACCGGAACTCGAACTTTCTTTCTTTGATTTCTCTCCCACATTTTAAAGTAGGTTTTATGTGTTCTGGATGGGTTGAAATTAGAGGGGGTCGTGGGCTATTTATATGAAtcagcaaccaatcaggaacaagccgtgtggcagcccgtgtgtcgcttcgcatggctccggacgcatgcgcggcggcaccttGTGCTCCACTTGTCTTTCAGCATGGCCTGCTCACATGCAAGGTGACACCATGCCCTCTACCTGTCTGGATGCATGGCCTGCTCACATGCAAGGTGACACCACGTCCTCCACATGTCTGGCCGCATGGCCTGGTCGCATGCatcgcgacacctcgtgcttggccgttccacctcgtgttTCTATGTGTCACTCCGCATGCTGTGATCATTTTTACTGCAACACCTCATTCTTACCTTGCCATATACCACGCCTGGcagttgccaccacgtcctGATCTCATAGATTGAGCCACTCGAGCTTCTCGATCCATTCGTCCAATTTTGGCCTTTTCGGTGTatttttcgtcccgcgatcaatcccaaatatttttctacaccAGTTCTGATgctatgaatatttttaataaacttcaCTTGGAATCTGATCTTAAgggaaaatatttcccgagcttccggcttcttcgaaaaattccataataccgaaatttagggtttttcgtCCAATTTTCGGTCTTCCTGTTGTGCTTCCAGAAGTGTCATGCTTCAAAAGTCCTTTGGATCAATCTACTacattgtctaaccattgtCTAGTGGCGTACTTGCCTCATGGTTCAGACAAGATCAATCTGATCgtccgcgactcgaccaccaaaaagatactcgaccattcttttttctttctttttcttttaagggtttctacattctccccccccccctccccttAACAGAATTCATCCTCGAATTCTAAGGGTCTGAGGGGCCTCCTTCTTCCATCACAACATCCTCTCGGATGAACTCTGGGTGATCGGTTTTAAACCTCGCTTCATCCTCCCAAGTAACATGAATCTTGTTTTGTCTTCCCCAGAACACTTGTACTTGAGCAATCTCACGGTTCTTCAGCTTCCGAATACGCCGTTCTCCCAATCGGATTGGTCCTTCCGGATACGTAATGTTTGTCCTCAACTCCTCTAGTCTCTCGGGTTCAACAGTACTTGGATCCTGTATATGTTTCCGAAGCATGGAAACATGAAATACAGGATGTAGACGCATATCCTTTGGCAGATCCAAACGGTAAACTACCTCACCAACTTTCCCAATGATCTTGTACGGACCAATGAACCTGACCGCAAGTTTCCCGACCTTGCCAAATCTGTCCTTCCCTTTCTGTGCAGTAACCTTCAAATAGACCCAATCTCCTATCTCGaaagttacctctcttcttgaCTTGTCCGCGTACTTCTTCTGACTGTCCTGAGCCTTCTTCATGTTAGTCTGTATCGTCTCAAGCTTAATCATGGTCTCCTGAACGATAGGTGACCCAAACATTCTCCTTTCGCCCACTTCCGTCCAACACATAGGCGTTTTTCATGGCCTTCCGTATAATGCTTCATAAGGAGACATCCCTATGCTcgaatgatgactattgttatacGAGAACTCGACCAACGGTAAATGCTTCTAGTTCCTGCCCAATCGAGAATACACATCTGAAGCATGTCCTCGATGGTCCGAATGGTTCTCTCCGTTTGGCCATCTGTTTCTAGATGGAACGCCGTGCTTCTAAACAGTTTATTTCCCAAGGCTTCTTGCAATGCTTCCCAGAATGATGCCGTGAACCTTGGATCGCGATCTGAGACGATGTCTGAGGGTACACCATGTAACTTCACGATTTGGTCGATGTATAGCTCGCCAATACTTTGACTTTATCAGTGTCCCGCATAGGCAGCAAGTGTGTAACCTTGGTCAACCTATCCACAATCACCAATATCGAGTTGTTCGATCTACCTGGAGCGGTGGGTAATCCGgtgatgaaatccatggaaaTATAGTCCCATTTCAATTGAGTTATTGGAAGAATTTGCAACAATCCTCCTGGAACTTGATGTTCGACCttgacttgttgacaagttgcacactgcGCGACCCATTGCGCTACCGATCTCTTCATGCCCGGCTAATGATAGTATCTTCTCACGTCTCGGCACATCTTCGAACTTCCAGGATGGATACTAAGTAAAGAATGATGTGCAATCCTTAGTATCTCATCTCTCAGCCCTTGTCCTTTAGGAACCGTGATCCTCCAATTTATTAGCAAGGTTCCATCCTCTGCTAAGTAATATCCCGCATTATTTGGCCCGGCTGGTCCTCTGAGTTCCTCAGAGATCTTCAATAGCTTCTCATCCTTAAGTTGTTCTTCTCGAATTCTCTGAATCAAGCTGGCCTGGTTCACCGCTTGAAGTCCCAATGGCTCGCTTGTCTGTCCTTCCAAAACGACCAACTTCACTTGTTTCAACTCTTGGTTCAACagctccacttctttctctaaatctgcATCCAACTTTCTTCGACTTAAGGCGTCCGCAACAACATTCGCTTTACCAGGATGGTAGCTAATCCTTATATCGTAGCctgccacaaactccatccacctacgCTGGCACAGGTTGAGATCTGGCTGAGTGAAGAGGTGTTTAAGACTTTGATGGTCCGTGTATACCTCCACTTCTTCTCCATACATGTACGATCTCCAAATTCGCAAGGCGAACACCACGGCCGCTAACTCCAAGTCATGAGTACTATAGTTATCTTCATGCTTTAATAGTTGTCGTGAAGCATATACAATGACTCGTTCATCTTGCATAAGAACACAACCTAACCCAACTCGTGAAGCATCCGTGTAAATCGTGTAAGGTTTACCTTGCTCGGGCAAAGCTAACACAGGTGCGATCGTGAGAgcttccttcaacttcttgaaaGCCTTCTCGGTTTCTTCCACCCATATAAAAGGAACTCCTTTGCCGGTAAGTTTAGTTAAAGGCTTTGCAATGGAGGAAAAGTCCTTAACAAACTTCAGATAATAGCCCGCAAGTCTGAGAAAACTTCTTACTTCCGTTACAGTGGTAGGTCGAGGCCATTCCCGTATGGCTTGGACCTTTTCTGGATCTGCAGCCACACCCTCTCCTGATTATATGTGACCCAAAaatcctatctctctcttccaaaACGAGCACTTGCTGAACTTGGCAAATAGCTTCTGATTTCGTAACCTCTCCATAACCAGTCTCAGATGCtctttgtgctcctccttacTTCTCGAGTACACCAGGATGTCATCAATAAAAATGATCACGAACTTTTCGAGGTAGTCATGAAACACTTCATTCATCAAACGCATGAAAGCCGCAGGTGCGTttgtgagaccaaagggcataactACAAACTCGTACTGCCTATACCTCGTCCGAAACGCCGTCTTCATGATGTCTGACTTGGCAATAGGAATTTGGTGATACCCTgatgccaaatcaatcttcgaaAACTAACTAGCTCCCTTTAGTTGTTCTAACAACTCGTCTATCCTCAGAAGAGGATACTTATCTTTTATCGTGATGTTGTTGATACCACGATAATCGATACACAACCTAATGCTTCCgcccttcttcttcacaaatagCACAGGGGCTCCCCAAGGTAAAGAGCTCGATCGGATGAATCCCTTTTCCAATAgatcttccaattgcttctttagctcagcCAACTCCTCTGGTGCCATCCGATATGGTGCCTTAGCTGTAGGTTTTGCTTCAGGCTCCAAAGTAATGGTAAAGGGATTACTCCGAGGTGGAGGTAATTCCTTTAGTGGTGCAAAAATATCCTCAAACTCTTGGACCACTTCCATGTCTTCAACCTTAACTTCATCATTAGTGGCTCCTCCACTAACCGATAAGGTCACCAAATATACTTCTCCATcttgaaacaaatcttgtacTCTCATTGCCGCTACCAGGGACACGGTCATACTAGGACTGATTCCATAGTATAACATCTCTGGTCGTTTACCTCTGCCAAACAACAGCTTTCCCTTTCCATAGTCGATCTGAACTCCGTAGCTCGATaaccaatccattccaaggatTACTTCGTACTCTTTCAAAGACACGACTAACAGATCTGCCACAAATTCTTTCTCTTGAATGACCAATGGAACATTCTTGATACACTGATCTGCTTGAAGGGTTCGGTCTGCAGGGGTCAAGACAGCCACATTTATCCTGTCAACCACAAAACAATCCCAAAACCGGGCAGCTACTTCAGGGGttacaaaactatgtgttgccctcaagtcgaacaatacatgtgtgggtTTACCAGCAACATGTATGGTTCCTGCCACAGTAACCCAATCAAAAATATCTCAATCacaaaaactaatcaaaattcgCACAACCATCAATCATTAATCCAAAATTTCTAAACGCGCAACCTAGCGATCATGAAATCTATACTTAACCAGCATACTAACTAGATTCCAACAACTAAATTCcattcaataataaaaaaaagaggagGTTAAGCACCCACAATACCTGTGATAGGACCGCTTGACGGTCCTGCATTGTCCAGGTTTTCTACACCTAAGGCATAAACTCTACCTCCTaggttttgtttctttggtgcTGGCTCAATAGCTAGACGGCTAGGAGGAGCTCGGATCGCGAGAGGAGTCGAAGGGATTGGCTTGTTTGGACATGACGATGCATAATGGCCCTTCATAccgcaagagaaacaagtgacaTCTTCCATCCTTATCGATGAATAACCCTGCTGGTTACTTCGTTGGTTATTCCGCTGgtttttgggacaaaaccttgaaatATGTCCCGGCTGATCACATGTGTAACATACCCCAATGTTACCATGATTGTTGGCTTGGCCTCCAAATCCTCGCCCTTTGCCTTTGTGAGATCTTGGACCCTTGTTGAAATTCGGCCATTCTCCTTGGCTAAATTTGGTGTGTCCACCAGAATGTGATATAGTCTTCCATTCAGCCTCCAATACAGTCTCAACATTAACACCTTTTTCCACCAACTCCGATTAGCTGCTAAAGTTGCTTCCAGCTAAACGGCTTCCAAGCTCTGGCTTCAATCCGTACATAAAGTTACGGATCATAGTTGCTTCATCTTCGCGCCCATCAAAAACATGTCGCCTCAACCTTTTGAACTCAGATTCGTAACTCCTAACTGGCCTATCTCCTTGAACAAGGTTCATAAACTGACGCTCCAATCGATGTTTTGCTTCTGGAGGAAAGTACTTCCTCTCACACTCTCCCTTGAGCAATTCCCATGATGTGAAGGTATGTCCACTCTGCCTCTCAATGCTGTCCCACCAGCCCGTTGCGTCTCCTTCCAGATAGTACACAGCGATCTTGTTCTTGTATTCCTCCGGACACTCCATGGCTTAAAAACTCTTCTCCATCATAGTAATCCACTTTCCGGCTTCAATAGGATCGGATCCTACTTTGAACTTGTAGGATCCAATGTTCTTCATGGTAGATAATAGCTTGGACACTTCAGGGGGTTGAGTACGCCTGCCTTGGTTACCAAGTGCCTCGGTCATCACGTCATGTAAAAGCTTCAGGGTGTTTTCTGCTCCTTGATCTTGTGGTCGTTTGGTGGCACGGTTCTGATCTGCCCTTCGGTTTGATTGAACGGATTGATCATATTGATGTCTCCAGTGCCAAATATGACTTGGACTAATGCTCGCCATACTGTCTTCCCTTACTCTAGTCCTGTTACCGCAAATCGGAGAAGATCTTGTTCTCTGCAGAGGGCTCCTATCgtgtccaaacatctcactAACGCCATTTACATCATCCTGATCAGATCCGTAGCCTAATCCTCCGCATGTCCAATCCATACCCTCTCCCCATATACGACCTCGTCCATCATCACCCATCCCGCGATTAGCCATCTGCACACAATCAAAAGGGTAAGTCATATTCCTATTAAACCTATTACGGGAAGCGGCTGGTTTCCTAAACATCTTTTTGCGACtcctttgactcgataaaatagttaaaaatcaCTTGTGTcacgcatggacgaaaccatgctctgaaaccacctctgtaacacccccaaaCCGTTTTAGGCATAGGTCGAACCACctgccaacaatcaaacaagaacatggcCGACGGCCAGACCGTCTACCGAGGTTTGGGAGCGCTACATGATGGGTTAACGGACATTTCAGCCAAAGTCACAAAAAGTGCAATTTGTAACTAGGCCAGTccgcccactaacacgtcccatcagaccaaagcctaaggcttctcaacctGTACCccaatctgacgttgtgttaactcggacaagctaatatcagaaacaacaaggcatttgcacaaaacattcgctttatttatcttatataatatcgGGTTtataacacacaaaatattatacaagtagTGGCATGCCAAGCGAGAAATAGTgcatacttatagtctgaaagcgtcttaagcaaaaagatgcaaatctacaccagccagcctagcctcccgcgaCCTCTACAAGCTcgctactggtcacctgaaacaacaacgagtgaggagtgagtaatctagcattactcagtgagttacaatccccaactaacaaatacaacccctcgctatcccaccccaaacaaactaaagcgagaggttcacctaataacacaattcaataacataagaaatattagaaatacgcagcggtaaacgatagcaagataactagcattatcctaattactagctcatcaccaaactcaaactcgacTTAAACCAGGGTTCAACAACCCgaaacacgatataatatatataacaaactcgggccccggtgacgttatgttcctccttcactatcggcaatatcctacttcctaccacaaaggccaggagaaggaactttcaaccgaccgtgGCCCACTGTCGTTcaggtcaccgcgcgacagcccacagtccttctggtcactgccacattacaccgtcgtgtaatcactcagccataggccatgaccccgtctatctgagtcttcccgatccagagaataaggggtttccttgaacccgccgggtacgaggtctgaaggaacactaactcacccaatatgcctagcattgtgggttacagaAATGCTGTCAggccaatatatgattaatactaaacccggtaaaaataacacatggttcctagtattaatcgccacacaatcaacacattccacctcaaacatgcctagcattgttGGCTACACATATGCTATATGGCCAATATATgactaatactaaacccggtaaaataacacaaggttcctagtattaatcgcaaactaacacaatcaatcatattccagaatctagcataaagactaattctagaatacctaactatccataACTTAGCGttatcatctaagcattccgcattcgctaactaaccataaccctaaccattagcatgttattacggttctcaagcaattacaagcatgccatcaactcaatcaacatatataacctcaattattaacTAATCAAACTGTTACTTagttagacccggcctcctgccatgatccaacctccaagtaacgggatcctgcatgaaaacaactcagcaatcaattgattataactcactgtttttggttgaccgtggccttgaccccaaaaCCGACTTCTCCGATCTGAACCCTTTCCCCACCTTCTCGAGTAGACCCACGTCCAGACTGATcttgaactggtctccactaTATCTGATCTCCCTTCACTTGAACAAAACCTTCTCCAggtgctgactcaaaatcggcagagtaactgttctcgaaaaccCTCAAAACTGCCTAAAAAGCTCGAAAACGATCGGAACTCgaactttctttctttgctttctctctcacgttttaaagtaggtttgatgtgttCTGTATGGGTTGAAATGAGTGGGGGTCGTGGCATATTTATAGGAAtcagcaaccaatcaggaacaagccgtgtggcagcccgtgtgtcgcttcgcatggctccggacgcatgcgcggcggcacctcgtgctccacttGTCTTTCAGCATGGCCTGCTCACATGCAAGGTGACACCACACCCTCTACCTGTCTGGATGCATGTCCTGCTCACATGCAAGGTGACACCACGTCCTCCACATGTATGGCTGCATGGCCTGGTCGCATGCatcgcgacacctcgtgcttggcacctcgtgcttggccgttccacctcgtgttTCTATGTGTCACTCCGCATGATGTGATCATTTTTACTGCAACACCTCATGCTTCCTTGCCACATACCACGCCAGGCAGTTTCCACCACGTCCTGATCTCATAGATTgtgccacctcgagcttctcgatCCATTCGTCCAATTTCAGCCTTTCTGGTGAATTTTTCGTCCCGagatcaatcccaaatatttttatacgCCAGCTATGATGAtctgagtatttttaataaactccacttGGACTCTTATCTTAAgggaaaatatttcccgagcttccggcttcttcgaaaaattctataataccgaaatttagggtttttcgcccaattttcggtcttcctgttgtgcttccaaaagtgtCATGCTTCAAACGTCATTTGGATCAATCCACTacattgtctaaccattgtCTAGTGGCATACTTGCCTCATGGTTCAGACAAGATCAATCTGATCGTCCGCGACTCGaccattctttttttcttcttttaaggGTTTCTACACTGTGTGTTCTTTTTACCTACTATCTCATACGATGAATCCATTTAGAATACCTCACTTGCAGAGTTGATGTTGATTTGGACACCTCTGTGACTGCTCATCTATATTAGAAATACTGGATTTGAATTAACATAAAGATGGAACCTTCCAAAGAGTATCCGCTGTCTTCACTCCCTTTTGACATCATCTTTCTCAATGTCTTACATTTTGATAGGATCGTCTTCCTCTATAGAAAAGGGAGGCAATAATCCTCTGATTCACACCTTCTTTGTTTACAtctacacacaaaaaaaaaaaaaaacacgtccATGATGAAGTCATCctattatattatatgtcaGTGACTGATGGATCGAAATGCAAATTACGTTGAGGGTAGCTGGTTGTTATGCTACCTTAGTATGTTGAGGAAGCCAAGTGTTTTTGAACTGAGATGATCTCAACACTTTTCTCAGTGTTCCTCTATAAAATATCCTCTGCATAATCCAACTGTTATTTGCCAAACAAAGAGCAAAAATGATTGAAAAGAGGATGTACTTTTCTAAAGATTTGCAGCCTTCTTCTTCATACTGATTGGAAAAACAGATTAAAGGCTCTAGAATGAAGAGTTACATCTCATCGTATCAACAAACCCCTAAAACATTATCTTCTGGAGCTTCCACCACCGTTAAGAAACGTAAAAGTAAAAATGCCAACGACCCTTAGCCACCTCCATGCAGTGTCTCATCCTCCTCTTTAACCACAGATGATTTCATGGAAAATCCACCCAAGATAGTGTatagagaaaatatttagaagAGTTAAATCATCACAAAGCCTCGTCTTTGAACGTAgatgaaaatcaaaatatatactgaAGAACTTACTATgagagacgaagaagaagctcatcaagaagaagaaggtttcGTGCTCTTCTCCTTCGAATCAGAAGATCCTTACTTTGATTTGAAGAAATCCATTACTCCGCTGAGCCGGAACTGTTAGCTTTTAACCTAACGATTGGAGATCTAGAATCTGAAAAGGCAAACATTATGTTCAAAGCATACGCAAATAATACATTGGTCAAAAGTAACGTCGaaagcaaaaatatttattatctaaATGGAGCCCACTAAATGAATACCTGTCGACGTGGACACTCTTAAGGGTAGCAAATTTCTCCAACGAAACCAAAAGCTCAAATGTGAATCAATGCCTtctcaacaaaacaaaataatgggACAGATGTCACCACCTCTTTGCCTTATTTAATGAGGtggaaagaagagaaaagaataaTCTTCTTCTTTGTATTATAAGATATGTAATTTAGCTACATTAGATCATCGAATATTTACCACAATTCATTTCCAATCTTCGGtagaaataaatcaaaaatcagAATACATGTTCTGCTCTGCGAACCGTGTAGGGATTTATGCTAGTGTGGATTTACTTACAAACAATTGTAAATTCGCAACTTTGTGCACCTTACGTCATGTTCTCTTGATACCCAAATTATTAAATGAGTTCTACCGATAGTTCTACTAGTGGAACTTTTAAAGTGCATCCATTCAATTAAAACTCATAGACTCTCCAATGCTAATACTAGAGAAAAGAACCTAGGAACTGTGCGGTTATTTGTAGcacataaaatacataaaaacataCATATCAAGTTATCAACATGTCGTACAATAATAAACTTCATGATATCGTGAATATATTTATGATTAACAATCTCAGAATGAGAGCTTAAACTAAAatgtaaagtatatatataaatttatcactctatatgtaaatatatatgtaacagCTTATAAACATTGTTTATCTATGCGGGGCtctaattttgatttaaaaacatGGGCCCAGGCTGTTGCCTTATTTTCATAAGGGTAGGCATTGCTCTGTTCTGCTCTAACGTAGAAGTAAAaagtatttttctaaaataagtaGAAAATGtattagaaaatatatgaaaatttatctacttttcaaaaaaatcaaactaatcAGATAATaacttttgtattttattattttattatttttaaaaaaaactaaaactatttctttataatattttaataataatacgGGGTAAGATAGACCAAAATGATAGATAACTGAAAATGTGAATTAGGACAAATAATTacctaattaattaatttgttcCATATTAACAAATTAGGATTGGATACTAATGTGTGTTTAAATCTACGGGCTATGGCGCACACACCCATAATACAATTTATTATAGAAATCTATATGGATCGTACTAGTGTGTGCTAAAGGCAAATTATTATGGGTGTGTCGTAGGGAAAACTAAAGTCATTTGCCTTGACGAAAGATACACTACGTAAAATTTCAAGTCATGTGTACTTCGATAGGTTTTGCCTGAAGGGTGCAATCActgtatatttgtatataaggTGCATCAAACAATGTACAACCGGTTAATtctcaataatatttttatagattttagggaaactttttatttcaagctTGCGTCATGAAAATTTAAGACTTTTCTTTTTAAACTCTaactcttttaaaaaaaaatagaagatatggCCGCATTTTATTATATGTTCTGTAAATTAAACGTCAGTGTGCAGAAAAAGggttaaatatatatgtgtataaaaagaaaagttagaCCAACAAAAGTTAATTTCATAACACGTCTCAAGATGTCTAATTAAGATTATTTGGGAATCAAATATtgtatacacaaaaaaaaatgtttttaagaatCGGATAGACGACGCGATGGTTGGACTAGGTTTGACCATAAACCGATCATGTGATCAGGTTGGATCTAATAACTGATTCAGTCATAAACCGATCATGTATTCAGATTGAGCCTCAAAGCTATTGAactcaataaaaataatttaaactatcaaaaatctaaaaactaatttatttacaatGTTTTATAtctgatatttatttatacattaagTATGCATGTAAATAgaactattaaattttatatattaaaaatatatttagctaGATTGTTAAATTAGGTTTAATAATAGAACAATTATATTCAGGCCCGGCCTGAGCTAAATCCCATAAAACAAGGATTTTAGGCgccaaatattatatatatttcgaaACTGACTTCTTATAccactttttaataatatatatttttgttctttttgaaGATAATACACAAAATTTGATTTATTCACTAATACAGATAGTACTTAATCTAACAACTATAGTTTCAttacttatatgttatattaggTAGAgtgagaataaataaataatttaattaaacaaaaccTAGTGTTTTATTTTGTGTCCTTTTTTTTGGAAAACGAAATTTCTTTACATCCTTTTGTGTATTTCTTCCGATATTTGTTATAATAGCTACAGAAACTATAACAATTGAAAACTCAAAGGATCAATTCTTCATATTCCaagtttgtttttaattgatattCATATGAATAGCTGCATATGTCATAtaaacttttttctttctttctttgtagGTTTCTGTAGCTTTTTAAAAATgacattctaaaaaaaataaattattataatatttctaCATTCGAGGCTGATaaatgatttttcaaaaaataaaattaatatttaataatatttttattaactatttagatagtatttaataatatttttatcagcTTTAGGCACCTGATAAGTCTGAACCGGCACTGAACTCAAATAATTGATTTGGTTCAATTTCTCtggtccatttttaaaatagGAGTGAATGCACTTAACATTTTATGTGGTCTAACagattacaaataaaaaaagactAATCATATAAAAGTAACTGTAGGTAAGCGTGaaagtgaaaaaaataattgcTAATTTAATTCGGTAACTCAAACTAATTGGGCTTTTTATTTCCTAAAGGATCGTAGATTATGTGGGCTCGTTAAgctttaatcatataaaatgacACGGTTATTTCCCAGTCTTTGTTAAATTTTAATCCCTTTTTAGTTTTGATTCGTGTACATTTTTTCTCTGTAAAGCCCAAATAATATTAAATCCAAAGGAGTCCTTGCTTAAATGTTATCAGACTGTTGGCTGGTTATATGTCGTGGCTTAACACAAAACTACTAAGAATTAGTTATGTCAAATGAAttaaatgtagtttttttttaacgctcgataattatgctattacaactatgagaaatattacagacgATTCTACAACAGACAATTCTACATTCACACctgactgcatcacctgagccgtcctcTGGGATCCACGCTTGACGGTACTCCTTGCGCCATGCTGTAGATATTTTGTAAGCCTTTTCCTCCCTTAATTCGCATAATTCTGCCTTCTCTGGGAATTGAAACCCAGACCTcctggtgtagaagcattaatgaacc
The window above is part of the Brassica napus cultivar Da-Ae chromosome C8, Da-Ae, whole genome shotgun sequence genome. Proteins encoded here:
- the LOC106417063 gene encoding uncharacterized protein LOC106417063; protein product: MCWTEVGERRMFGSPIVQETMIKLETIQTNMKKAQDSQKKYADKSRREVTFEIGDWVYLKVTAQKGKDRFGKVGKLAVRFIGPYKIIGKVGEVVYRLDLPKDMRLHPVFHVSMLRKHIQDPSTVEPERLEELRTNITYPEGPIRLGERRIRKLKNREIAQVQVFWGRQNKIHVTWEDEARFKTDHPEFIREDVVMEEGGPSDP